The Manis javanica isolate MJ-LG chromosome 4, MJ_LKY, whole genome shotgun sequence genome contains a region encoding:
- the LOC140849141 gene encoding uncharacterized protein: MVSSCCGPVCSDQGCGFGLCQETCCCPSCCISSCCRPSCCGSSCGGSSCCRPSCCISSCCRPSCYGSSCCRPSCCISSCCRPSCCGSSCGGSSCCRPSCCISSCCHPSCCGSSCGGSSCCRPSCCISSCCRPSCCGSSCGGSSCCRPSCCISSCCRPSCCGSSCCCPGCGLRPVCGRVSCHTTCYRPTCVISTCPRPTCCASSCC; encoded by the coding sequence atgGTCAGCTCCTGTTGTGGCCCCGTCTGCTCTGACCAGGGCTGTGGCTTCGGCCTTTGCCAGGAAACCTGctgctgccccagctgctgcATCTCCAGCTGCTGCCGCCCCTCCTGCTGTGGCTCTAGCTGCGGtggctccagctgctgcaggcccagctgctgcATCTCCAGCTGCTGCCGCCCCTCCTGCTAtggctccagctgctgcaggcccagctgctgcATCTCCAGCTGCTGCCGCCCCTCCTGCTGTGGCTCTAGCTGCGGtggctccagctgctgcaggcccagctgctgcATCTCCAGCTGCTGCCACCCCTCCTGCTGTGGCTCTAGCTGCGGtggctccagctgctgcaggcccagctgctgcATCTCCAGCTGCTGCCGCCCCTCCTGCTGTGGCTCTAGCTGCGGtggctccagctgctgcaggcccagctgctgcatctccagctgctgccgcccctcctgctgtggctccagctgctgctgccCTGGCTGTGGCCTGCGTCCAGTCTGTGGCCGGGTTTCCTGCCACACCACTTGCTACCGCCCAACCTGTGTCATCTCCACCTGCCCACGCCCCACGTGCTGTGCTTCTTCCTGTTGCTGA
- the LOC108387393 gene encoding uncharacterized protein, with the protein MVNSCCGSTCSDQGCGLGLCQETCCRPSCCQTTCCRTTCCRPSCGVSSCCRPSCYGCSYCRPSCCCPSYCGSSCSGSSCCRPSCCISSCCRPSCCGSSCGGSSCCRPSCCISSCCRPSCCGSSCGGSSCCRPSCCISSCCRPSCCGSSCGGSSCCRPSCCISSCCRPSCCGSSCGGSSCCRPSCCISSCCRPSCCGSSCGGACCRPSCCISSCCRPSCCGSSCGGSSCCRPSCCISSCCRPSCCGSSCCRPSC; encoded by the coding sequence ATGGTCAACTCTTGTTGTGGCTCCACCTGCTCTGACCAGGGCTGTGGCCTCGGCCTCTGCCAGGAGACCTGCTGCCGCCCCAGCTGCTGCCAGACCACCTGCTGCAGGACTACCTGCTGCCGTCCCAGCTGTGGTGTGTCCAGCTGCTGCCGCCCCTCCTGCTATGGCTGCAGCTActgcaggcccagctgctgctgcCCCTCCTACTGTGGCTCTAGCTGCAGtggctccagctgctgcaggcccagctgctgcATCTCCAGCTGCTGCCGCCCCTCCTGCTGTGGCTCTAGCTGTGGCGGCTCCAGctgctgcaggcccagctgctgcATCTCCAGCTGCTGCCGCCCCTCCTGCTGTGGCTCTAGCTGTGGCGGCTCCAGctgctgcaggcccagctgctgcATCTCCAGCTGCTGCCGCCCCTCCTGCTGTGGCTCTAGCTGTGGCGGCTCCAGctgctgcaggcccagctgctgcATCTCCAGCTGCTGCCGCCCCTCCTGCTGTGGCTCTAGCTGTGGCGGCTCCAGctgctgcaggcccagctgctgcATCTCCAGCTGCTGCCGCCCCTCCTGCTGTGGCTCTAGCTGTGGCGGAGCctgctgcaggcccagctgctgcATCTCCAGCTGCTGCCGCCCCTCCTGCTGTGGCTCCAGCTGCGGtggctccagctgctgcaggcccagctgctgcATCTCCAGCTGCTGCCGCCCCTCCTGCTGTGGCTCCAGCTGCTGCCGCCCATCTTGCTGA
- the LOC140849139 gene encoding uncharacterized protein, producing MCQSCCSPCCQPTCCSTPCCQPSCCGSIGCGQTCCGSSCCQPCCRPTCCQTSCCRTTCCRPTCVTSCCQPTCCGSSGCGSSCCQPCCRPTCCQTSCCRTTCCRPTCVTSCCQPTCCGSSGCGSSCCQPCCRPTCCQTSCCRTTCCRPTCVTPCCQPSCCGPSGCGQTCCGSTCCQPVCSGPVYCHRTCYRPTCCSLPGCLPQSCGSSCCQPCCRPVCCQTACCQPSCC from the coding sequence ATGTGCCAGTCGTGCTGCTCCCCTTGCTGCCAGCCCACCTGCTGCAGCActccctgctgccagccctcctGCTGTGGGTCCATTGGCTGTGGACAGACCTGCTGTgggtccagctgctgccagccttgCTGCCGCCCAACCTGCTGTCAAACCAGCTGCTGCAGGACCACCTGCTGCCGGCCGACTTGTGTgacctcctgctgccagcccacctGCTGTGGGTCTAGTGGCTGTgggtccagctgctgccagccttgCTGCCGCCCAACCTGCTGTCAAACCAGCTGCTGCAGGACCACCTGCTGCCGGCCGACTTGTGTgacctcctgctgccagcccacctGCTGTGGGTCTAGTGGCTGTgggtccagctgctgccagccttgCTGCCGCCCAACCTGCTGTCAAACCAGCTGCTGCAGGACCACCTGCTGCCGGCCGACTTGTGTGaccccctgctgccagccctcctGCTGTGGGCCTAGTGGCTGTGGACAGACCTGCTGTGGATCCACCTGCTGCCAGCCAGTGTGCTCTGGACCCGTGTACTGCCACAGAACCTGCTACCGGCCCACCTGCTGCAgcctgcctggctgcctgccacAGAGCTGTGGatccagctgctgccagccttgCTGCCGCCCGGTGTGCTGTCAGACCGCCTGCTGCCAGCCTTCCTGCTGCTGA